The region GACCCCGAGCCATGTCCTGAAGGCGATGGGCGTCCTGAGCGAGGGCAACGTCCGGGTCTCGCTGCCACCGGGTACGCCGTCCGAGGACGTCGACCGGTTCCTGTCGGTGCTGCCGGACGCGGTCGCGGACGTACGCGAGAAACTCGGCGCCCCGACGGCGTCGGCGCCGCCCTCCCCGCCCCCCGCCGACTCCGACACGCTCGTGGTGGACTCCCTCGGCAAGCTCTGCCCCATCCCGGTCATCGAACTGGCCAAGGTCATCGGGGACGTGCCGGTGGGCGGCACGGTTCGCGTCCTCTCGGACGACGAGGCCGCCCGGCTGGACATCCCGGCGTGGTGCGAGATGCGGGGGCAGGAGTACGTCGGGGAGGAGCCGGCGGACCACGGCTTCGCCTATGTGGTCCGCCGGGTGTCCTAGATGGTCGTCCGGAGGAGTGTCCTGATCAGTTCAGGTGGGCCCTGACCTCGGCGATCAGGCCAGGTGGGCCCTGACCTCGATGGCCGCGTCATCGCCGTACGCCTTGGTGAAGCGGTCCATGAAGTGGGCGCGGCGGAGCTGGTACTCCTGGGTGCCGACCGTCTCGATGACCAGCGTCGCGAGCATGCAGCCGACCTGGGCGGCGCGCTCCAGGGAGACTCCCCAGGCGAGGCCGGAGAGGAAACCGGCGCGGAACGCGTCGCCGACGCCCGTCGGGTCCGCCTTGCGCTCCTCGTCCGGGCAGCCGACCTCGATCGGGTCCTCACCGGCCCGCTCGATGCGCACGCCCCGCGCGCCGAGGGTCGTCACACGGTGACCGACCTTCGACAGGATCTCCTCGTCGCTCCAGCCGGTCTTGGACTCGATGAGCCCCTTCTCGTACTCGTTGGAGAAGAGGTAGGTCGCCCCGTCCAGCAGTATCCGGATCTCGTCGCCGTTCATACGGGCGATCTGCTGCGAGAAGTCGGCGGCGAAGGCGATCGTGCGGGAACGGCACTCCTCCGTGTGGCGGAGCATCGCCTCCGGGTCGTCGGCGCCGATCAGGACGAGGTCGAGGCCGCCGACCCGGTCCGCGACCGCCTTGAGCTCGATCAGCCGGGCCTCGCTCATCGCGCCCGTGTAGAAGGAGCCGATCTGGTTGTGGTCGGAGTCCGTGGTGCACACGAAGCGCGCGGTGTGCAGCACCTCGGAGATCCGGACCGAGTCGGTGTCGACGCCGTGGCGGTCGAGCCATGCCCGGTACTCGTCGAAGTCGGAGCCCGCGGCCCCGACCAGGATCGGCCGGGTGCCCAGCTGTCCCATGCCGAAGGCGATGTTCGCGCCGACGCCACCCCGGCGTACGTCGAGGTTGTCGACCAGGAAGGACAGGGAGACCGTGTGCAGCTGGTCCGCGACGAACTGGTCGGCGAAACGGCCGGGGAAGGTCATGAGGTGGTCAGTGGCGATGGAGCCGGTGACTGCGATACGCACGGCGAGGACACGCTCCTGCGACGGAGGGGGATTGACAGTTCACGCTACCCGGTCGACACGTGCACGCTGAAGCGGTCAAAACTACCCGATAGTAGGTCTTTCTTCGTAACACTCGGCGTGCATACGGTTCCGTCATGACGAACCGCAAGGTCCACGGCTCCGCTCCGCACGACCTCGAAGGCGATCTGGCGTCGCTGCGCGGCGACGGCGCCGTGGCCCGGGACTGGGCGGCACCGGACCCGATCATCTCCCGTGCCGACCTGCCCGTGTCCCCGTCGCGCATCCACGGGGTGACCGTGCCGCCCGCGTCCGCCCGCCTGCTGGACGCGATGTCCGACTACGGCGACTGACAGGACCCGAAAGGTCCTCGAAAAGGGCGGCCCCGAACGGCGCCCGCAGGGAACCGTGCGCTCCCCCGCTGCGTCCCATCGCTGTCCCCCGTAAAGGGGATGCGGTGTACGACCAGAAGGAGCGATGCGGTGAGCACCGAGCGACCCGAGACCGAAGCGCCCGAGCCCCCCGAGGACGGCGGCGAGCCGGCGAAGCCGCGCCGCCGCCATTCCCCGGCGGCCGTCGCCTCCGTCGCGGCCGCGGTGCTGCTCGTCGGCGGCGGCGGGGCCTATGTCGCCGCGACCGCGTCCGGCGGCGGGAGCGACCGCGACCACTCCGCGAGCCCCGGCGCCGACGGCACTCCCCCGCCACTGGCCCTCGACGGCTACACCGAGGGCGGTACCGGTGGCACGGGCGGTTCGGGCGATATCGCGCCCGGTGAGCCGAACCCCTACGGCGCGACCTACCACGCGGACGGCACGCTGCCCGCCGGCCCGGACTCCGCGCCCGTCTACGCGGCGAAGGGCGAGGTCACGGCGGCCGAGGTGGCCCGTCTCGCGAAGGCCCTGGACGTCGCGGGCACCCCGAAGCTCAGCGGCCAGACCTGGAAGGTCGGCCAGGACAAGGACGGCTCGGGACCCAGCCTCCAGGTGAACCAGCGGGCCCCCGGGACCTGGACGTTCAACCGGTACGCGCCCGGCACCGACAACTGCAAGGGCGCCGTGTGCACGAGCGACCCCGGCTCCCCGAGCAGCCACGCGGTGACCGAGGCCGCCGCGAAGAAGGCCGCCGTGCCCGTGCTGAAGGCGCTGGGCCAGGACGACGCCAAGCTGGACGCGAGCGAGCTCATGGGCGCCGTCCGGGTGGTGAACGCGGACCCGAAGGTCGGGGGCCTGCCCACGTACGGCTGGACGACCGGCGTCCAGGTCGGCCCGGACGGCCAGGTGGTGGGCGGCAACGGCCAGCTGAAGACGCCGGTCAAGGGAGACACGTATCCCGTGATCAGCGCGAGCAAGGCCCTGGATCTGATGAACGCCCCGGCCTCTCTCGCGACGCCGGGCGACGGGCGCATGGGACCCGGCGGCTGCGCCAGCGCCGTACCGCTGAAGGACCGTGACGAGACGCCGTGCCGCGCGTCGACGGCGGCGCCGAAGCGGGAGTCTGTGGCCGTCGAGAAGGCCGTCTTCGGGCTGGCCTCGCACTTCGCGTCCGGGCACCAGACACTGGTGCCGTCCTGGCTGTTCGAGGTACGGCCGACGGGCACGGACTCCGCCTTCACGGTGACGCATCCGGCGGTCGACCCGAAGTACCTGACCTCGCCGAAGCCGACCGCCACCCCCAGCCCGCGGCCGACCGCGGCGCCGACGTCCCGTGACGTCAAGGTGCAGGGCTACACGGCCGACGGCAAGGACCTGACCGTGAGCTTCACGGGCGGGGTGTGCGCGGACTACTCCGTCTCCGCGAGCGAGAGCACGGACAAGGTGACCGTCAAGGTGACCGAGACACCGTGGCAGGGCAAGATCTGCATCCTCATCGCCAAGGTGTACGAGAAGACGGTGCACCTCGACCAGCCGCTCGGCGACCGGAAGGTCGTCGGATCGGACGGCACACCGATCCCGGAGGGCAAGGCGGCCGGCGCCGCGGTGAAGTCGCCTCAGCCTCAGGCACGGTAGCCACGGGAGCGGGCTGGGTGGTCCGCGCAGGGCCCCGGATGCGCGAAGGCGGCGTCCCTGTCGGAGGGGGACGCCGCCTTCGTACGCGTGATGCGTTCGGCAGTTGGCCGGGACTCAGCTGAAGGAGTCGCCGCAGGCGCAGGAGCCCGTTGCGTTCGGGTTGTCGATCGTGAAGCCCTGCTTCTCGATGGTGTCCACGAAGTCGATGGACGCGCCGCCCAGGTACGGAGCGCTCATGCGGTCGGTGACGACCTTGACGCCACCGAAGTCCTTGACGACATCGCCGTCGAGGGAGCGCTCGTCGAAGAAGAGCTGGTAGCGCAGACCGGAGCAGCCGCCGGGCTGAACGGCGACGCGCAGCGCCAGATCGTCACGGCCTTCCTGGTCGAGCAGGGCCTTGACCTTGCCCGCGGCGGAGTCGGACAGCATGATGCCGTCGCTCACGGTGGTCTTCTCGTCCGATACGGACATCTGCTTCTCTCCCGGGTTGTACGGAGACTGCTTGCCGACGATTGCAACCGCCGGGGCCGCGGATTCATTCCGGGCCGAGAGTCTGCCTTTCCGTGGGCTTTCCGTTCTCGCCTCCCATGCTCGCACACGCGCCGGAGAGCGGACAGCGGCCTGTGGACAACCTCCGGGATTCACGTCACATCGACACTATGGCCGTCGTCAACATGACGTGAAGCGGTTATGATAGATAGCGTCATTTCGACGAAAAGGCTAGTCCGAATGTCCCGCTGGATCGCCCCGTGATCCAAGCGAGCCGCAGAACAGAAAGGGTGCGTGTCGTGACCACCGCCCAGACCCAGGAGCTCGACGTACAGCCGACGCCCCTCGCCCTGCTGCTGCTCGGCCGTGAGGCCGACCCGAGGAGCGAGCGCGGCGTGGAGTGTCCCGGAGACCTGCCCTCGCCGTCCGACCCGGACCTCGTGGAGCGGGCCCGCGCGGCCAAGGAGAAACTCGGGGACAAGGTCTTCGTGCTCGGCCACCACTACCAGCGCGACGAGGTCATCCAGTTCGCCGACGTCACGGGCGACTCCTTCAAGCTGGCCCGCGACGCCGCAGCGCGCCCGGAGGCCGAGTACATCGTCTTCTGCGGTGTGCACTTCATGGCGGAATCCGCGGACATCCTGACGTCCGACGACCAGAAGGTGGTCCTCCCCGACCTCGCCGCCGGCTGCTCCATGGCCGACATGGCGACGGCCGAGCAGGTCGCCGAGTGCTGGGACGTGCTGACCGAGGCCGGGATAGCCGACCAGGTCGTGCCCGTCTCGTACATGAACTCGTCCGCCGACATCAAGGCGTTCACCGGCAAGCACGGCGGCACGATCTGCACCTCCTCCAACGCCCAGCGGGCCCTGGAGTGGGCGTTCGAGCAGGGTGAGAAGGTCCTCTTCCTCCCCGACCAGCACCTCGGCCGCAACACCGCCGTCCGCGACATGGGGATGAGCCTGGAGGACTGCGTCCTCTACAACCCCCACAAGCCCAACGGCGGCCTCACCGCGGAGCAGTTGCGCAACGCCAAGATGATCCTGTGGCGCGGCCACTGCTCGGTCCACGGCCGCTTCTCGCTGGACTCGGTGAACGACGTCCGCGAGCGCATCCCCGGCGTGAACGTCCTCGTCCACCCCGAGTGCAAGCACGAGGTCGTGTCGGCGGCGGACTACGTCGGCTCCACGGAGTACATCATCAAGGCACTGGAGGCCGCCCCGGCCGGCTCCAAGTGGGCGATCGGCACGGAGCTGAACCTGGTCCGCCGCCTGGCGAACCGTTTCGCGGCCGAGGACAAGGAGATCGTCTTCCTCGACAAGACGGTCTGCTTCTGCTCCACCATGAACCGCATCGACCTCCCCCACCTGGTGTGGACCCTGGAGTCCCTCGCCGAGGGCAACCTGGTCAACCGCATCGAGGTGGACAAGGAGACGGAGGCGTTCGCGAAGCTGGCGCTGGAGCGGATGCTGGCGCTGCCGTAGCCGTAGCCGGCGCTGCCGTAACGCGGAGACCGTTCCGCCCTCGGGCGCACCAGGATCACTCCACCCTCGGGCGTACCAGGCCCGACTCGTAGGCGATGACGACGAGTTGGGCCCGGTCGCGGGCGCCGAGCTTGGCCATGGCCCGGTTGACGTGCGTCTTCACGGTGAGCGGACTGACCTCCAGCCGCTCGGCGATCTCGTCGTTGGAGTGGCCTCCCGCGACCTGGACGAGCACCTCGCGCTCGCGCCCGGTGAGCGCCTCGAGCCGCTCGGCCCGGGCGGAGCCTGGGCCCTCGTCCGAACCGTCCCCCTGGGCGAGGAACTTGGCGATCAGCCCCTTGGTGGCCGCCGGGGACAGCAGTGCCTCGCCGCCCGCCGCGATCCGGATGGCGTTCAGCAACTCCTCCGGCTCCGCGCCCTTGCCGAGGAAGCCGGAGGCGCCGGCCCGCAGCGACTGCACCACGTACTCGTCGACCTCGAAGGTCGTCAGCATGACCACCCGTACGTGCGCGAGTCCCGGGTCGGCGCTGATCAGCCGGGTGGCGGCGAGGCCGTCGGTGCCCGGCATCCGGATGTCCATCAACACCACGTCGGCGCGGACCTCCCGGGTGAGCCGCAGCGCCTCCGCGCCGTCGGACGCCTCCCCGACCACCTCCATGTCGGGCTCGGAGTCGACGAGGACACGGAACGCGCTGCGCAGCAGCGCCTGGTCGTCGGCGAGCAGGACACGGATGGTCATGCGGAGTCCCCCAGGGCGGGCGCGGTGCGGTTCTTGACCGGAAGGATCGCATGGACCCGGAAGCCGCCTCCGTAGCGGGGACCGGTCGTGCAGGTGCCGCCGAGCGCGGTGACCCGCTCGCGCATCCCGAGCAGCCCGTGCCCGCCGCCCTCCTCCGGGCCGTCGTCCTGCCCGGGTCCGTTGTCGAGGACGGTCACTTCCACGTTCGGTCCCACGCGGACGACGCTGATCTCGGCCTTCGCCTCAGGGCCCGCGTGTTTCTGCACATTGGTGAGGGCTTCCTGGATGACGCGGTACGCGGCGAGGTCGACGGCGGCGGGGAGGGTGGTGCCGTGGTCGGCGCGGGCTACCTCGACGGGCAGTCCGGCGTTGCGGAAGGTGTCGGCGAGTTCGTCGAGGCGGGCGAGGCCCGGGGCGGGTTCCGTGGGGGCCTCGGGGTCGCCGGACTGGCGCAGCAGGCCGACGGTGGCGCGCAGTTCGTTGAGGGCCGAGCGGCTGGCCTCGCGGACGTGCGCGAGGGCTTCCTTGGCCTGGTCGGGACGCTTGTCCATCACATGGGCCGCGACTCCGGCCTGCACGTTGACGAGGGCGATGTGGTGGGCGACGACGTCGTGCAGGTCGCGGGCGATGCGCAGCCGCTCCTCGGCGACGCGGCGGCGGGCCTCCTCGTCGCGGGTGCGCTCGGCGCGGTCGGCGCGTTCGCGGATGGCGTGCACGAAGGCGCGGCGGCTGCGTACGGCGTCGCCCGCGGCGGCGGCCATGCCCGTCCAGGCGAAGATCGCGAGGTTCTCCTGCGCGTACCAGGGCAGGGGGCCGACCAGCATCGCGCAGGCCGTCAGCACCGTCATCGTGAGCAGGCCGACGCGCCAGGTGGTGGGGCGGTCCGTGGCCGAGGCGACGGTGTAGAGGGCGACGACGGCGGACATCACCACCGGGGCTCTGGGGTCGCTGGCGACCAGTTCCACGGCGGAGAAGGCGCCGGTCGTGGCGAGGATCGTTCTGGGGGCGCGGCGGCGGAACACCAGGGCGGCGGCGCTGAGCACCATGAGGGTGAGGCTGAGGACGTTCGGGACGTGGATGCCCCAGGTCGCTCCGTTCTCCCCGTGGGGGTCGACGAAGGAGCTGGCCGTCATCGTCACGAGTACGCCGGTCGCCAGAGTGGCGTCCAGTGCCATCGGATGCGCGCGGAGTCTGCACTTCGTGCGCTCTAGGGTGCTCACTCGTTTTACGGTACGGGGCCCTTGCAGGGGGCGGAACGGTCACCACCGCACCCCAACGTTTCTCGCCCCCGCCGCCCTTACCCGTCCCCTCCCCGGGGGCTGCCGCCCCCAGACCCCCGCATCGGCCTGAACGGCCTCGTCCTCAATCGCCGGACAGGCTGAAAACGCGCGCGAGCCGAGGCTTTTAGGAGCGCGGGGAACTGCGCGACCAGCCCCCACCGGGCCGCAGCCGAAGGACTTCGGGTGGGCGGGGGACGCGGGGCGCAGCCCCGGTCAGGGGGCGGGGAACTGCGTGGGCGAGCCGGGCGGCCCCGGAGCTGAGGAGCTCCCCCCGCTCAACCCCCGGAGGGAACCGTCAGCCGGGGATCAGGCCCTCGTCGGTCAGCATGGCGCGGACCTCTTCGAGGGTCGCGTCGGGGGACGGCAGGATGAGGTCGGAGGGTTCGAGGGCGTCGTCGGGAAGCGGAGCGCCGAGGCGGCGGACCTGGTCCAGAAGAGTGGTCAGGGTACGGCGGAAGCCGGCCTCGTCACCGCTCTCCATCTCGGTGAGCAGCTCGTCGTCCAGCTTGTTCAGTTCGGTGAGGTGGCTGTCGTCCAACCTCACCTGCCCCTCCCCCATGATCCGTACGATCATGTCGCCCTCCTCAGGCGCCCTAGGTGTGGGTCACTGCTTGTCGAAGCGCGGGGTGTCCCGCGGCTGGGACTGCGACGTGGACTGTCCCGTGCCGCCCTCGATCGCCTGCTGCGGCGAACCACCGGCGAGCTCGGCCTTCATGCGCTGCAGTTCCAGCTCTACATCCGTACCACCGGAGAGCCGGTCCAGCTCGCTCTGGATGTCGTCCTTGGCCAGACCGGACTGGTCGTCGAGCGCACCGGAGGCGAGCAGCTCGTCGATCGCGCCGGCGCGGGCCTGCAGCTGCGCGGTCTTGTCCTCGGCGCGCTGGATCGCCATGCCGACGTCGCCCATCTCCTCGGAGATGCCGGAGAAGGCCTCTCCGATGCGGGTCTGCGCCTGCGCCGCCGTGTAGGTCGCCTTGATGGTCTCCTTCTTGGTGCGGAAGGCGTCCACCTTGGCCTGCAGCCGCTGCGCCGCGAGGGTGAGCTTCTCCTCCTCGCCCTGGAGGGTCTGGTGCTGCGTCTCCAGGTCCGTCACCTGCTGCTGGAGCGCCGCACGGCGGGAGAGCGCCTCGCGGGCCAGGTCCTCGCGGCCGAGCGCGAGCGCCTTGCGGCCCTGGTCCTCCAGCTTGGTGGACTGGTTCTGGAGCTGGTTCAGCTGAAGTTCGAGGCGCTTGCGGCTGGTCGCCACGTCCGCGACGCCGCGGCGCACCTTCTGCAGCAGCTCCAGCTGCTTCTGGTACGAGTAATCGAGGGTTTCGCGCGGGTCCTCGGCCCGGTCAAGGGCCTTGTTCGCCTTCGCGCGGAAGATCATCCCCATACGCTTCATGACACCGCTCATGGGCTTCGCGCGCCCCCTTCTGACGGACTCCAGCTCCAGGTA is a window of Streptomyces sp. NBC_00271 DNA encoding:
- a CDS encoding carbohydrate kinase family protein — translated: MRIAVTGSIATDHLMTFPGRFADQFVADQLHTVSLSFLVDNLDVRRGGVGANIAFGMGQLGTRPILVGAAGSDFDEYRAWLDRHGVDTDSVRISEVLHTARFVCTTDSDHNQIGSFYTGAMSEARLIELKAVADRVGGLDLVLIGADDPEAMLRHTEECRSRTIAFAADFSQQIARMNGDEIRILLDGATYLFSNEYEKGLIESKTGWSDEEILSKVGHRVTTLGARGVRIERAGEDPIEVGCPDEERKADPTGVGDAFRAGFLSGLAWGVSLERAAQVGCMLATLVIETVGTQEYQLRRAHFMDRFTKAYGDDAAIEVRAHLA
- a CDS encoding HesB/IscA family protein; its protein translation is MSVSDEKTTVSDGIMLSDSAAGKVKALLDQEGRDDLALRVAVQPGGCSGLRYQLFFDERSLDGDVVKDFGGVKVVTDRMSAPYLGGASIDFVDTIEKQGFTIDNPNATGSCACGDSFS
- the nadA gene encoding quinolinate synthase NadA, which produces MTTAQTQELDVQPTPLALLLLGREADPRSERGVECPGDLPSPSDPDLVERARAAKEKLGDKVFVLGHHYQRDEVIQFADVTGDSFKLARDAAARPEAEYIVFCGVHFMAESADILTSDDQKVVLPDLAAGCSMADMATAEQVAECWDVLTEAGIADQVVPVSYMNSSADIKAFTGKHGGTICTSSNAQRALEWAFEQGEKVLFLPDQHLGRNTAVRDMGMSLEDCVLYNPHKPNGGLTAEQLRNAKMILWRGHCSVHGRFSLDSVNDVRERIPGVNVLVHPECKHEVVSAADYVGSTEYIIKALEAAPAGSKWAIGTELNLVRRLANRFAAEDKEIVFLDKTVCFCSTMNRIDLPHLVWTLESLAEGNLVNRIEVDKETEAFAKLALERMLALP
- a CDS encoding response regulator gives rise to the protein MTIRVLLADDQALLRSAFRVLVDSEPDMEVVGEASDGAEALRLTREVRADVVLMDIRMPGTDGLAATRLISADPGLAHVRVVMLTTFEVDEYVVQSLRAGASGFLGKGAEPEELLNAIRIAAGGEALLSPAATKGLIAKFLAQGDGSDEGPGSARAERLEALTGREREVLVQVAGGHSNDEIAERLEVSPLTVKTHVNRAMAKLGARDRAQLVVIAYESGLVRPRVE
- a CDS encoding sensor histidine kinase, with protein sequence MSTLERTKCRLRAHPMALDATLATGVLVTMTASSFVDPHGENGATWGIHVPNVLSLTLMVLSAAALVFRRRAPRTILATTGAFSAVELVASDPRAPVVMSAVVALYTVASATDRPTTWRVGLLTMTVLTACAMLVGPLPWYAQENLAIFAWTGMAAAAGDAVRSRRAFVHAIRERADRAERTRDEEARRRVAEERLRIARDLHDVVAHHIALVNVQAGVAAHVMDKRPDQAKEALAHVREASRSALNELRATVGLLRQSGDPEAPTEPAPGLARLDELADTFRNAGLPVEVARADHGTTLPAAVDLAAYRVIQEALTNVQKHAGPEAKAEISVVRVGPNVEVTVLDNGPGQDDGPEEGGGHGLLGMRERVTALGGTCTTGPRYGGGFRVHAILPVKNRTAPALGDSA
- the pspAA gene encoding PspA-associated protein PspAA, producing the protein MIVRIMGEGQVRLDDSHLTELNKLDDELLTEMESGDEAGFRRTLTTLLDQVRRLGAPLPDDALEPSDLILPSPDATLEEVRAMLTDEGLIPG
- a CDS encoding PspA/IM30 family protein, producing MSGVMKRMGMIFRAKANKALDRAEDPRETLDYSYQKQLELLQKVRRGVADVATSRKRLELQLNQLQNQSTKLEDQGRKALALGREDLAREALSRRAALQQQVTDLETQHQTLQGEEEKLTLAAQRLQAKVDAFRTKKETIKATYTAAQAQTRIGEAFSGISEEMGDVGMAIQRAEDKTAQLQARAGAIDELLASGALDDQSGLAKDDIQSELDRLSGGTDVELELQRMKAELAGGSPQQAIEGGTGQSTSQSQPRDTPRFDKQ